The Camelina sativa cultivar DH55 chromosome 14, Cs, whole genome shotgun sequence genome includes a window with the following:
- the LOC104743196 gene encoding uncharacterized protein LOC104743196, producing MSYENGNANTAAGDHENDYRVDVDENANETGGDGIDNRAEGERLDEEAQVEENVAGFVDEEEEDNDEYTPHNSDCEEEGRQYLRCQKGSGNIRLGQVFDNISQFKEAVVDYALKEGCNVKFTRWGPDKSEVKCSLGGDCKFRIYCSYEAPIGAYMVKRCEDEHSCIKDGFSKVVKDGIIAKLLLNDIRKDPTYKPKTMQDTLEERYNLIVTPDQCRKAKRKALSMIQDEHDEQFSRIKDYRLELLRSNPESTVELGIITGDGGIESFDRFYVCFSALKETWLAHCRPIIGIDGCFLKNDVKGQLLAAVGRDANNQFFPVAWAVVQKENIDSWLWFIQKLKTDLKLQDGTGFTLISDRQKGLLNAVDQELPKVEHRMCARHIYGNLMRVYPGKELPKDLFWAVAKSFNIGEYERAIAALKNFDVGVYEALMMRNPHNCSRAFFTSTSVCEDVSNNFSESYNNTINKAREMPLVEMLETIRRQAMIRMDIRKKKAMKHQGKFSLKVAKTIKEEEKHRKFCQEVEYDRDSLSSCLTCNII from the exons ATGAg CTATGAGAATGGAAATGCGAATACAGCTGCTGGTGATCATGAGAATGATTATAGAGTTGATGTAGATGAAAATGCCAACGAAACTGGTGGTGATGGAATTGATAACAGAGCTGAAGGTGAGCGGCTTGATGAAGAAGCTCAAGTGGAGGAAAATGTTGCAGGCtttgttgatgaagaagaggaggacaATGATGAATATACTCCTCATAATTCAGATTGTGAAGAAGAGGGAAGACAGTATTTAAGATGCCAAAAAGGTAGTGGAAATATTAGATTGGGGCAGGTATTTGACAACATATCTCAATTTAAAGAAGCTGTAGTTGATTATGCTCTTAAGGAAGGGTGTAATGTGAAGTTCACAAGATGGGGACCTGATAAATCAGAAGTAAAGTGTTCACTTGGTGGTGATTGCAAGTTCAGAATTTATTGTTCATATGAAGCACCAATAGGAGCATACATGGTTAAGAGATGTGAAGATGAGCATTCATGTATTAAGGATGGGTTTAGCAAGGTAGTGAAGGATGGGATTATTGCTAAATTATTGTTGAATGACATTAGAAAAGATCCTACCTACAAGCCAAAGACAATGCAAGACACACTTGAGGAGCGTTACAACTTGATTGTGACACCTGATCAGTGTAGAAAAGCCAAGAGAAAAGCCTTATCGATGATTCAGGATGAACATGATGAGCAATTTTCAAGGATAAAAGACTACCGACTAGAGTTGCTAAG GTCTAATCCAGAATCTACAGTTGAGTTGGGGATAATAACTGGTGATGGTGGTATAGAGTCTTTTGATAGGTTCTATGTGTGCTTTTCAGCCCTCAAGGAGACATGGCTTGCTCATTGTCGCCCTATTATTGGAATAGATGGCTGTTTTTTAAAGAACGATGTTAAGGGTCAACTCTTGGCAGCCGTAGGAAGGGATGCAAATAATCAATTCTTTCCTGTTGCTTGGGCTGTGGtgcaaaaggaaaatatagaCAGTTGGTTATGGTTTATCCAGAAGCTTAAGACTGATTTGAAACTTCAAGATGGAACTGGATTCACACTTATCTCTGATAGACAAAAA GGCTTACTCAATGCTGTTGACCAAGAATTGCCTAAGGTGGAACATCGTATGTGTGCGCGCCACATCTATGGAAACCTAATGAGAGTTTATCCAGGTAAAGAATTGCCTAAGGACTTATTTTGGGCAGTTGCAAAGAGTTTCAACATTGGTGAATATGAGAGAGCCATTGCCGCATTGAAGAACTTTGATGTTGGTGTGTATGAGGCATTGATGATGAGGAATCCACATAATTGTAGCCGCGCTTTTTTCACTTCCACATCAGTGTGTGAAGATGTTTCGAATAATTTCTCTGAGTCCTACAACAATACTATCAACAAAGCCCGAGAGATGCCCCTTGTTGAGATGTTGGAGACAATAAGAAGACAAGCCATGATTCGTAtggatataagaaaaaagaaggcCATGAAGCATCAAGGAAAATTTAGTCTAAAAGTTGCGAAGACCATCAAGGAAGAGGAGAAACACCGAAAGTTTTGTCAA GAGGTGGAGTATGACAGGGATTCCTTGTCGTCATGTCTTACGTGTAATATCATATAA
- the LOC104743198 gene encoding putative pentatricopeptide repeat-containing protein At1g09680, which translates to MYSQIMILTRVLVLNRMLQRDCYPDVITYTILIEATCRDSGVGQAMKLLDEMRDRGCTPDVVTYNVLVNGICKEGRLDEAIKFLNDMPSSGLNGFCKNGDLVAARKIVDGMILRGLRPDKITYTTLIDGFCRGGDVETALEIRKEMDQNGIELYRVGFSALICGMCKEGRVVDADRALKEMLRAGMKPDDVTYTIMMDAVCKKGDVQTGFKLLKEMQSDGHILSVVTYNVLLNGLCKLGQMKNADMLLHAMLNIGVVPDDITYNILLEGHHRHAISSKHYKQKPEIGIIADFASYKSLVNEI; encoded by the exons ATGTACTCTCAGATCATGATTCTCACACGAGTATTGGTTCTTAATAGGATGCTTCAGAGAGACTGTTATCCTGATGTCATTACTTACACTATATTGATCGAAGCTACTTGTAGAGATAGCGGTGTTGGACAGGCCATGAAGCTTCTTGATGAAATGAGGGACAGAGGATGTACACCAGATGTTGTCACTTATAACGTTCTCGTGAACGGTATTTGTAAAGAAGGGAGATTGGATGAGGCGATCAAGTTTTTGAATGACATGCCGTCTTCTGGAT TAAATGGCTTTTGCAAGAATGGGGATTTGGTGGCTGCAAGGAAGATAGTTGATGGGATGATTCTTAGAGGTTTGAGGCCTGACAAAATTACATACACAACTCTTATAGATGGATTTTGTAGAGGAGGAGACGTAGAAACAGCTTTGGAGATAAGGAAGGAAATGGATCAGAATGGGATTGAACTCTATAGGGTGGGTTTCTCAGCTCTTATTTGTGGAATGTGCAAAGAAGGAAGAGTCGTTGATGCTGATAGAGCTTTGAAGGAGATGCTGCGAGCTGGTATGAAACCTGATGATGTAACCTATACAATCATGATGGATGCAGTCTGTAAGAAAGGTGATGTTCAAACCGGTTTCAAATTGCTCAAGGAAATGCAGAGTGATGGTCATATTCTTAGTGTTGTGACGTATAATGTTCTGCTGAATGGACTATGCAAATTGGGACAGATGAAGAATGCTGACATGTTGCTACATGCCATGCTTAACATAGGGGTTGTTCCGGATGACATCACATACAATATCCTATTGGAAGGTCACCATAGACATGCAATTTCatcaaaacattataaacagAAACCTGAGATAGGGATTATAGCTGACTTTGCCTCTTACAAATCACTAGTCAATGAGATTTAA
- the LOC104743197 gene encoding disease resistance-like protein CSA1: protein MKKSNSKISTWDTLSHLLHNHKVQNHKHSHNQVFINFRGKELRCSFVSHLVDAFKRHGINFFIDKDEQKGKHRKHLFARIKQSRMALTIFSKRYAESRWCLNELAKIKKRADKRKLQVVPIFFKVKAESVRYQKAEFGRNFWRLAKTSSGEQIKTWKEALESVSDKMGLSLGENSSEADFIEEIVKEVKRVVAV from the exons ATGAAAAAGAGTAATAGCAAGATCTCAACATGGGATACCTTATCTCATCTCCTTCATAACCACAAGGTCCAAAACCACAAGCATTCCCATAACCAAGTGTTCATCAATTTCCGCGGAAAGGAGCTACGCTGCAGCTTTGTGAGCCACCTCGTTGACGCCTTTAAAAGACATGGAATTAACTTCTTCATAGACAAAGACGAGCAGAAAGGGAAACACCGCAAGCATCTCTTTGCGAGGATCAAACAGTCGAGGATGGCTCTGACTATATTCTCAAAAAGGTACGCCGAGTCACGCTGGTGCCTCAACGAACTCGCCAAGATAAAGAAAAGAGCTGATAAACGCAAACTACAAGTGGTTCCCATCTTCTTCAAGGTGAAGGCAGAGTCTGTTAGATACCAAAAGGCTGAATTCGGTCGTAACTTCTGGAGGTTAGCTAAGACTTCAAGTGGTGAACAGATCAAGACATGGAAGGAAGCTTTGGAGTCTGTCTCTGACAAGATGGGCTTGTCATTAGGCGAAAACAG CTCTGAGGCGGATTTTATAGAGGAGATTGTTAAAGAGGTTAAAAGAGTTGTCGCCGTCTAG